A window of Vibrio ishigakensis contains these coding sequences:
- a CDS encoding glutamate synthase subunit beta — translation MGKPTGFLEHGRELPQKLDPAVRIEDNKEFVLNEEFGDKINTQASRCMDCGVPFCHSGCPIGNIIPEFNDAVYRDSWEEAWNILSSTNNFPEFTGRVCPSPCESACVLGINQDPITICNIEKTIVERAYKDGYAKPKTPRSRTGKTVAIIGSGPAGLAAAEQLNSAGHTVTVFERDEKVGGLLRFGIPDFKLGMDIIDRKVNLMAEAGVNFVVNAHVGVDVNAQQLRQDFDVVLLTGGSTVPRDLPIPGRELKGVHFAMEFLGQNNRRANDMDLKGEEIHAKDKHVVVIGGGDTGSDCVGTSSRHKAKSITQVEIMPIPPEKRPANMPWPQYPMIMKTTTSHEEGCERHWNILTKEFIGNDKGELEGLRIADIVWQDAKPGERPSFEEVAGSERVIPCEMAFLAMGFLHPEPTGVLAQLDIKLDDRGNVATEGFATNQKGVFAAGDMRTGQSLVVRCINEGRECAIAIDKFLMNSSNLEAKADSLMLSA, via the coding sequence ATGGGCAAGCCTACTGGATTTTTAGAGCATGGTCGTGAGCTTCCACAAAAGCTCGACCCTGCGGTTCGTATCGAAGACAACAAAGAGTTTGTGCTAAACGAAGAGTTTGGTGACAAGATCAACACTCAGGCATCACGTTGCATGGATTGTGGCGTACCTTTCTGCCACAGCGGTTGTCCGATCGGTAACATCATTCCTGAGTTTAATGACGCGGTATACCGTGACAGCTGGGAAGAGGCGTGGAACATCCTAAGTTCTACCAACAACTTCCCTGAGTTCACCGGTCGCGTGTGTCCTTCTCCTTGTGAGAGTGCATGTGTATTGGGTATCAACCAAGACCCAATCACCATCTGTAACATCGAAAAGACCATAGTTGAGCGTGCCTACAAAGACGGCTATGCCAAGCCTAAGACACCTCGCTCTCGCACAGGTAAAACCGTTGCCATTATCGGTAGCGGCCCTGCAGGTCTTGCAGCGGCAGAGCAGCTCAACAGCGCAGGTCATACAGTGACAGTGTTTGAACGTGACGAAAAAGTAGGTGGTCTACTGCGCTTTGGTATCCCTGACTTTAAACTAGGCATGGACATCATCGACCGTAAGGTAAACCTAATGGCAGAGGCTGGCGTTAACTTCGTTGTTAACGCACACGTGGGTGTTGATGTAAACGCACAGCAACTTCGCCAAGATTTTGATGTGGTTCTGCTAACTGGTGGCTCTACCGTACCACGCGATCTGCCTATCCCAGGCCGCGAGCTAAAAGGCGTGCACTTTGCCATGGAGTTCCTTGGTCAAAACAACCGCCGTGCTAACGACATGGACCTGAAAGGTGAAGAGATTCACGCTAAAGATAAGCACGTTGTGGTTATCGGTGGTGGTGACACTGGCTCTGACTGTGTGGGTACCTCTAGCCGTCACAAGGCGAAGAGCATCACGCAGGTTGAGATCATGCCTATCCCACCAGAGAAGCGTCCTGCAAACATGCCTTGGCCTCAATATCCAATGATCATGAAGACCACTACCTCTCATGAAGAAGGCTGTGAGCGTCATTGGAATATCCTGACCAAAGAGTTTATCGGTAATGATAAGGGTGAGCTTGAAGGTTTGCGTATCGCTGACATCGTTTGGCAAGACGCTAAACCTGGTGAGCGCCCGAGCTTTGAAGAAGTAGCGGGTAGCGAGCGTGTTATCCCATGTGAGATGGCGTTCCTAGCGATGGGCTTCCTCCACCCAGAGCCAACGGGTGTGCTAGCTCAGCTAGACATCAAGCTGGATGACCGTGGCAACGTAGCAACCGAAGGCTTTGCTACCAACCAGAAAGGTGTATTCGCAGCTGGCGACATGCGCACTGGTCAATCTCTAGTGGTTCGCTGTATCAATGAAGGCCGCGAGTGCGCTATCGCAATCGACAAATTCTTGATGAACAGCTCTAACCTAGAGGCAAAAGCAGACTCGCTGATGCTATCTGCATAA